Proteins from a genomic interval of Paenibacillus sp. RC334:
- a CDS encoding 3-hydroxyacyl-ACP dehydratase FabZ family protein, with protein sequence MHIPDVLPHRYPFLLLDGVTGYETSQWAKGYKLVTWSEWFITEANPYMPSMLIVESLAQLAAFAAIDKKGISYLTNLNGVRFHSLAKPGDRIDLHFQVNKRRRGYILGSGRASVGERLVAEAEEIVSLDQ encoded by the coding sequence ATCCATATCCCGGATGTGCTTCCGCACAGGTACCCGTTTCTTCTGCTGGATGGCGTGACTGGGTACGAAACATCGCAATGGGCGAAGGGGTACAAGCTTGTCACCTGGAGTGAGTGGTTTATTACAGAGGCTAATCCATACATGCCTTCTATGTTGATCGTGGAGTCGCTCGCACAATTGGCGGCATTCGCTGCGATTGACAAAAAAGGCATTTCATATCTGACCAACCTTAATGGAGTTCGATTCCATAGCTTGGCGAAGCCAGGGGACCGAATTGATCTCCATTTTCAAGTCAACAAGCGTCGGCGGGGCTATATACTCGGAAGCGGCCGGGCTTCTGTAGGTGAGCGTTTGGTGGCTGAGGCGGAAGAAATTGTTTCACTTGATCAATGA
- the fabF gene encoding beta-ketoacyl-ACP synthase II: MRRRVVVTGQGVVTPVGLNLTDFWNSLLEGKSGIGPVTVFDTADIPTKIGAQVTGFDPLQYMSKKEANKVAQFTQFALAAARQAVEQSKLVIDERNAGRVGVIVGSGAGGLDVIEENYRKLTELGPKRVSPYFVSSMMINSAPGEISIAIGAKGPSFAVVTACATGSNAIGEALRTIQYGTADVVVAGGAEANFSQLDLASFANIHALSRRNEEPQKASRPFDVDRDGFVIGGGAGVLVLEELEHAMNRGATILAEVAGYGCTTDAYHITAPDPSGSGPAEAISIALQDGGLTPQEIDYVNAHGTSTPFNDRMEINAIQKVFGEHAPHLAISSIKSMTGHLMGGAGAVELIATVQSMIHSKVPPTLNCDSPEAPELNFVPHVYQEREVRAAISNSFGFGGHNVCLAVRKWEGV, from the coding sequence GTGAGAAGACGTGTTGTGGTGACAGGACAGGGAGTCGTAACGCCGGTTGGGCTTAATCTTACAGATTTCTGGAATTCACTGTTGGAAGGAAAGAGCGGTATCGGACCTGTCACTGTTTTTGATACAGCGGACATTCCGACGAAGATTGGCGCACAGGTTACGGGCTTTGATCCGTTGCAATATATGAGCAAGAAGGAAGCTAATAAAGTAGCACAGTTCACCCAATTTGCCTTGGCGGCTGCCCGTCAGGCAGTCGAGCAATCGAAATTAGTGATTGACGAGCGGAATGCAGGCCGCGTGGGTGTTATTGTCGGCTCTGGAGCAGGAGGCCTCGACGTCATAGAGGAGAACTACAGGAAATTAACAGAGCTTGGCCCCAAAAGGGTTTCTCCTTATTTTGTTTCCTCGATGATGATTAATTCAGCGCCTGGTGAAATCTCCATTGCTATCGGAGCCAAGGGACCTTCGTTTGCCGTGGTTACGGCTTGTGCTACTGGAAGTAATGCTATCGGTGAGGCATTACGTACGATCCAGTATGGCACGGCAGATGTCGTGGTCGCTGGGGGAGCAGAAGCCAATTTTAGTCAGCTTGATTTGGCATCTTTTGCGAATATCCATGCTCTTTCCAGACGCAATGAAGAGCCGCAGAAGGCCAGTCGCCCGTTTGATGTGGACCGCGATGGATTTGTCATCGGTGGAGGGGCAGGGGTCTTGGTACTGGAGGAACTGGAGCATGCCATGAACCGGGGGGCCACCATTTTGGCCGAGGTTGCGGGTTACGGATGCACAACCGATGCGTATCATATCACGGCTCCAGATCCCTCGGGCTCCGGTCCGGCAGAAGCGATCAGCATCGCACTGCAGGATGGTGGCTTGACACCGCAGGAAATCGACTATGTCAATGCCCATGGTACAAGTACGCCGTTTAACGACCGTATGGAGATCAACGCCATTCAGAAGGTATTCGGGGAGCATGCCCCCCATTTGGCGATATCGTCTATTAAATCCATGACAGGCCATTTAATGGGCGGCGCAGGGGCAGTCGAATTAATTGCAACTGTACAGAGCATGATCCACAGCAAAGTACCACCGACACTCAATTGCGACAGCCCTGAAGCCCCTGAACTGAATTTTGTCCCGCATGTATATCAGGAACGTGAGGTCCGTGCGGCGATTAGCAATTCCTTTGGTTTCGGGGGGCACAACGTCTGTCTTGCTGTTCGCAAGTGGGAAGGGGTATAA
- a CDS encoding aldehyde dehydrogenase family protein: MSMNPELAKNTLFLERHEAILKCLNYLIEYRQEVMDILTQFSSYRAANAEIDSTILTLQGALQEVQTYQPSLQRSMAVFMPSNVVLYSYALYLLIPSLYVENIDFRPSSHVNEYVNMLHEKLQAVHGLPIYIRKVSQRVFMENSVLPADIVVFTGSYTNAEKIKKQIRKEQLYIFYGQGINPFIIGPDADLELAVTDVIRMRLFNSGQDCLGPDIILVHQDVTENFKNLLIERLDQLVFGANNDPNASYSPIFYKDTLYSVSEYFNTNDKFIIYGGGIDFRTKKMEPTIVYSELDQDLEIIEYFSPVFNVVSYRDDEQLIKRISSSYFSERAMGCSLYGSEHLTDVLRKKHTLTINETLEDVDQGNKPFGGYGTMSNYIFYDFKLVSKPILISEIVAEYLSEKRSLV; the protein is encoded by the coding sequence ATGAGTATGAATCCGGAACTGGCAAAAAACACGCTTTTTTTGGAAAGGCATGAAGCAATTCTGAAATGCCTTAATTATTTGATTGAGTATCGGCAGGAAGTGATGGATATTCTCACCCAATTTTCATCCTATCGGGCCGCCAATGCAGAAATTGATTCCACGATCCTCACACTTCAAGGTGCTTTACAAGAAGTGCAGACCTATCAGCCAAGCCTGCAACGATCTATGGCTGTATTTATGCCTTCCAACGTCGTTTTGTATTCCTATGCATTGTACCTCTTGATTCCGTCCCTTTACGTTGAGAATATAGACTTTCGTCCTTCTTCTCACGTAAACGAGTACGTCAACATGCTGCATGAAAAGCTCCAGGCTGTACATGGATTACCCATCTATATTCGTAAGGTTAGCCAGAGAGTTTTCATGGAAAATTCCGTTTTGCCAGCTGATATTGTGGTGTTCACGGGTAGCTATACCAATGCGGAGAAAATCAAAAAACAGATTCGAAAAGAACAGCTCTACATCTTTTACGGACAAGGGATAAATCCTTTCATCATTGGACCTGATGCCGATCTGGAGCTGGCGGTTACCGATGTGATCCGAATGAGATTGTTCAATTCTGGACAGGACTGCCTGGGACCCGACATCATTCTGGTGCATCAAGATGTGACGGAGAATTTTAAAAACTTGCTAATTGAGCGGCTTGACCAACTGGTGTTTGGAGCCAACAATGATCCGAACGCGAGCTATTCCCCTATTTTCTATAAAGACACGCTGTATTCGGTTTCGGAATATTTTAATACGAACGATAAGTTTATTATTTACGGCGGTGGCATTGATTTCCGTACGAAAAAGATGGAGCCGACGATTGTATATAGCGAGCTAGATCAGGATTTGGAGATTATTGAGTATTTTTCACCGGTCTTCAACGTGGTTAGCTACCGAGACGACGAGCAGCTAATCAAGCGTATTTCCTCCAGCTATTTCAGTGAACGTGCGATGGGCTGCAGCTTATACGGGTCTGAACACCTTACGGACGTTCTGCGAAAGAAGCACACGCTGACCATTAATGAGACGCTTGAGGATGTGGATCAGGGCAATAAGCCCTTTGGTGGCTATGGCACGATGTCGAATTATATTTTTTACGATTTTAAGCTCGTTTCGAAGCCAATTTTAATTTCAGAAATTGTCGCAGAATATTTGTCGGAAAAGAGGAGTTTGGTATGA
- a CDS encoding long-chain fatty acid--CoA ligase, with translation MLVTHTDCRIISPEGIMTRERLERDVTIFSRMLALRGIPEEGRVILKAANSYYFVVCLFSLCNIAVSVTVVDEQTVLDEIAQIYDEAGACCILTDCDPGLSHASVILIQDLIQEETVHPHWVGEPEIQGIDFNKWCERSDALILYSSGTTGKPKGIVKAGSAFMNNIRHSIHAMNYLPSDHMLPVVPFSHFYGISLIFSWWLTSCSLIICNPKNLWSVIASITKDRATVVDANPSAFYTLLRMLNRKPEQLEMVKESPVRMWCVGGSPLTQDLEEKFNNIFGQPLLNGYGLSELGNVTLGTLECPQGCGKPLPGVDLKILDAAGEQQADGIVGEVWIRSAGCMEGYLNRPDLTQSVLQDGWFKTGDLGYLDDEMLYVIGRSGKTVNRMGYMVSPVYIEDRIGSLGYRSCVITLEDEAKGTLLVAFIESESSQALSVLRKEMNRVLPSYMFPDLLLPLAHFPLNRNGKVDRLEMEHIALEKAASRKV, from the coding sequence GTGCTTGTTACGCATACGGATTGCCGTATTATCTCACCTGAAGGGATTATGACAAGGGAGCGTCTGGAGCGGGATGTTACGATCTTCTCCCGTATGTTGGCTCTCCGAGGAATTCCTGAAGAAGGCAGAGTGATTCTGAAAGCGGCCAATTCTTATTATTTTGTTGTGTGTCTGTTCTCCCTGTGCAACATTGCTGTTTCGGTGACTGTAGTGGACGAGCAGACTGTGCTTGATGAAATAGCTCAAATTTACGACGAAGCGGGTGCCTGCTGTATCCTGACCGATTGCGATCCAGGACTTTCTCATGCTTCTGTTATTCTGATTCAAGATCTAATCCAAGAAGAAACAGTACACCCACATTGGGTTGGAGAGCCGGAGATCCAAGGCATCGACTTTAACAAGTGGTGCGAGAGATCGGATGCTCTCATTCTGTATTCTTCAGGTACGACGGGAAAACCCAAGGGAATCGTGAAAGCTGGATCAGCCTTCATGAACAATATCAGGCATTCTATACACGCCATGAACTACCTGCCGTCTGACCATATGCTCCCCGTTGTACCGTTTTCTCACTTCTATGGTATTTCACTCATCTTCTCCTGGTGGTTAACCTCATGTTCTCTCATCATTTGCAATCCTAAAAACCTCTGGAGCGTCATTGCAAGTATTACGAAGGACCGGGCGACGGTCGTAGACGCTAACCCCTCGGCTTTTTACACCTTGTTGCGTATGCTAAACCGAAAACCCGAACAACTGGAAATGGTCAAGGAATCTCCGGTGCGCATGTGGTGCGTAGGCGGTTCTCCACTTACCCAAGACCTCGAAGAGAAATTTAACAACATATTTGGACAGCCCTTGCTGAATGGTTACGGTCTTTCTGAATTGGGCAACGTTACGCTGGGGACGCTGGAGTGTCCACAAGGTTGTGGCAAGCCGTTGCCGGGTGTGGATCTGAAAATACTAGATGCTGCTGGCGAGCAGCAGGCGGACGGCATCGTAGGCGAAGTGTGGATACGCAGTGCCGGATGCATGGAAGGCTACCTGAATCGTCCAGACCTGACGCAGTCGGTTCTTCAGGACGGTTGGTTCAAGACGGGTGATCTGGGCTACCTAGATGACGAAATGCTGTATGTCATTGGTCGCAGCGGTAAGACGGTCAACCGGATGGGCTATATGGTATCTCCGGTCTATATCGAGGATCGGATTGGTTCGCTAGGTTACCGATCCTGCGTGATTACCTTGGAGGACGAGGCGAAAGGAACATTGCTTGTTGCATTCATCGAAAGCGAATCCTCGCAGGCTTTGTCTGTACTCCGCAAAGAGATGAATCGGGTACTTCCTTCATACATGTTTCCCGATCTTTTGCTTCCGCTCGCCCATTTTCCTTTAAATCGCAATGGAAAAGTAGATCGGCTGGAGATGGAGCACATTGCCCTGGAGAAAGCTGCTTCTCGCAAAGTGTAA
- a CDS encoding SDR family oxidoreductase, translated as MAALLSSKNILIMGVANNRSIAWGTAQSLAAEGARLIFTYENERVADRVLKLVETIPGSIVCPCNVQSNEELDALADFLKEKVGVLHGYFHSVAYAKAEDLDGLFVDTSREGFAIAQEISAYSLAAVSRRIYPLMTEGGSIVTMTYIGAERAIKNYNVMGVAKASLEASMRYLSNDLGTYGIRVNAISAGPIRTLAAYGIKDFSTMLKHIEETTPLRKTVDTSEVGDTALFLFSHLSRGITGEVIHVDAGYHITGM; from the coding sequence GTGGCAGCACTGCTGAGTAGTAAGAACATTTTGATTATGGGCGTGGCTAATAACAGGAGTATTGCCTGGGGGACAGCCCAATCTTTAGCTGCTGAAGGAGCAAGGCTCATTTTTACTTACGAAAATGAGAGGGTCGCAGATCGGGTGCTAAAGCTCGTTGAAACGATTCCGGGGTCCATTGTCTGTCCCTGTAATGTACAAAGCAATGAAGAATTGGATGCACTGGCGGATTTTCTAAAGGAGAAAGTAGGCGTCCTGCATGGTTATTTTCACAGTGTTGCCTATGCTAAGGCTGAGGATTTGGACGGCCTGTTCGTCGACACTTCTCGCGAGGGATTCGCCATTGCTCAAGAAATCAGTGCCTATTCTTTGGCTGCTGTTTCCCGACGAATTTACCCGCTGATGACGGAGGGTGGAAGTATCGTCACCATGACGTATATTGGCGCAGAACGAGCGATCAAGAATTACAACGTTATGGGTGTGGCGAAGGCTTCACTGGAAGCAAGCATGCGCTATCTGTCGAACGATCTGGGTACTTATGGTATTCGTGTCAATGCGATTTCGGCTGGTCCCATACGGACTTTGGCCGCATATGGGATTAAGGATTTTAGCACGATGCTAAAGCATATTGAAGAGACGACGCCCCTACGCAAGACGGTTGACACGTCCGAAGTTGGAGATACCGCGTTATTCCTATTTTCCCATTTATCGAGAGGCATTACGGGAGAAGTTATCCATGTTGATGCAGGATACCATATTACGGGGATGTAA
- a CDS encoding thiamine pyrophosphate-binding protein, which yields MTASLFPWDAIIGYLKSAGVRHLFGLPSDDLKIVSSLPSSGMDFILCKDQRNAVFMAAGYALTTNQMSVCVVGKGPALSNTLTGLLEAKNLGAPLLLLALGTGGDKLGTRSFQEADQISLVKPLVKWAYRVEHVDRLVWALERAAFLAINGAPGPVYIELPENLMDQPVPTGLQFIPPEKLSCSPSLRELDAAWEIIKTARRPVILVGGGMKSVTNDVIGIFADLCGAALFATASGRSAVDEENELFCGVAGLYTDLSLRQIWKESDVVIALGSRLEETATFEWDIFLEDTPLIQVNVELEDFAHEYRGVKVLGDGYAALEQWVQRYGHKPDGAWLETIRRCKQKAFSNRAIYLEELKKAPGIHVPELLEIIQTDFPEKMVLVQENGLQDMWSYFYPYFCFMQGSLSIVPSDQTSLGFGAAAALGASLATERPVVALVGDGAFNLFCSDFMTAVQYQIPLIYLVLNNGGYGWLQNQMNYKHLSGQSLPFVSEAAKTGIQIPQYEFVESLAIRSKGEARKQLQLAWQKYQENKLVVVEVYADLADVHEKISHVYGDFPLYEQQASKN from the coding sequence ATGACTGCGAGCTTGTTTCCCTGGGATGCCATCATTGGCTACTTAAAATCGGCTGGAGTTCGGCATCTCTTTGGATTACCAAGTGATGATCTCAAAATCGTATCGTCACTCCCTTCGTCGGGTATGGATTTTATTTTGTGCAAAGATCAGCGTAATGCTGTGTTCATGGCAGCAGGCTATGCACTCACAACCAACCAGATGTCCGTATGTGTTGTAGGTAAAGGCCCTGCGCTCAGTAATACACTTACGGGGCTGCTGGAAGCGAAGAACCTTGGTGCTCCGCTTTTACTTTTGGCGCTTGGCACTGGAGGAGACAAGCTGGGTACCCGATCCTTTCAGGAGGCAGATCAAATCTCACTCGTGAAGCCGCTCGTAAAATGGGCTTACCGTGTCGAGCATGTGGATCGACTTGTATGGGCGCTGGAGCGAGCGGCTTTTTTGGCGATCAATGGGGCTCCAGGTCCGGTCTATATTGAACTACCCGAAAACCTGATGGACCAGCCTGTGCCGACAGGGCTTCAGTTTATTCCGCCAGAAAAGCTTTCGTGCTCTCCGTCTCTTCGGGAGCTGGATGCGGCATGGGAGATTATCAAGACTGCTCGCAGGCCTGTCATTTTGGTCGGAGGCGGGATGAAGTCCGTTACAAATGATGTAATCGGGATATTCGCTGATCTGTGCGGAGCAGCCTTGTTCGCAACCGCCTCGGGACGGAGCGCAGTTGATGAAGAGAACGAGCTTTTCTGTGGGGTGGCCGGGCTCTATACGGATCTCAGTCTGAGACAAATCTGGAAGGAATCTGATGTAGTGATTGCGCTGGGCAGCCGATTGGAAGAAACGGCTACGTTTGAGTGGGATATTTTTCTAGAGGATACACCTTTAATTCAGGTCAATGTCGAGCTGGAGGATTTTGCACACGAATACCGGGGTGTCAAAGTGCTTGGAGATGGATATGCAGCATTAGAGCAGTGGGTTCAACGGTACGGACATAAACCTGATGGAGCGTGGCTTGAAACGATCAGAAGGTGTAAGCAGAAGGCATTTTCTAATAGAGCCATTTATCTGGAGGAGCTGAAAAAGGCCCCTGGAATTCACGTTCCAGAGCTGCTGGAGATTATTCAGACAGATTTTCCAGAAAAAATGGTGCTTGTTCAGGAAAATGGATTGCAGGATATGTGGTCTTACTTTTATCCATATTTTTGCTTCATGCAAGGTTCTCTTTCAATTGTTCCCAGTGACCAAACGAGCCTTGGATTCGGTGCGGCTGCTGCTTTGGGAGCAAGCCTAGCAACAGAACGTCCAGTAGTGGCACTGGTAGGGGACGGTGCGTTCAATCTCTTCTGTTCGGATTTTATGACGGCTGTGCAGTATCAAATACCGCTGATTTATCTCGTGCTCAATAATGGCGGGTATGGTTGGTTGCAAAATCAGATGAACTATAAGCACCTTTCAGGGCAGTCCCTCCCATTTGTTTCCGAGGCGGCCAAGACAGGAATCCAAATTCCACAGTATGAGTTTGTGGAAAGTCTTGCGATCCGGAGCAAGGGGGAGGCCCGGAAACAGCTTCAGCTTGCTTGGCAAAAGTATCAGGAGAACAAGCTTGTGGTCGTCGAGGTATATGCTGATCTTGCGGATGTGCATGAGAAAATCAGTCATGTGTATGGCGACTTTCCTCTCTACGAGCAACAGGCTTCCAAGAATTAA